GGGTGGTGGGTGGTCGGATCAATGTGGGTGACCACGTCGGAATCGCGCTTAATTTCGAGGGCGGCGCTTACAAGGCCAAAGCCGAGGACGCAACGACGCAACTCACACTGCGCAAAGTACTCGTGACCGCCGTCCAGCGGGCACCCGAACCTGCCAGCACGGAGAAGCCGGCCGAGGGTGAGGCCAATTCTCAAGACACCACCCTCCCGCAGGGTTCCCTCATGATCACCGTCGCCGTCACCGATGTCGATGCCAGCAAGATCATCTTCACGTCAATCAACGGCACTCTCTGGCTCACCAAGGAACCCCTCGACGCCCAGGACAATGGCCCCCGGGTCGAACGCAAGGAAGTGGTCTACAAGTGAGCCGCTTCGTCCTGCTCTCCCCCAGTGGTGAGTTCGACCAGAAACTCCGCGACGCCGTCGCACACGGCCTGCGTGGAACAGTTCAGACGATCGCGTCTGACGTCCTCCCTGCCGGGCCTCAGGAACTGTTCGCACTCCTGAATCAGGAACAGCCGGAGGTCCTCATTATCGGCCCGGACGTTCCCCCCGAGGAGGCCCTGCGCTTTGCCAAGGTCTTCGACGTCCAGGTTCCCGAGCTGAGCCTGGTGCTGGTCAGCGACGTGAGCCCTACCTTCGTGTTGGAAGCCATGCGCGCCGGTATCCGCGACGTCCTGAGCCCGCACGCAGACGCGGCAGAAATTCGCGTGCTGTTGGAACGTGCCTGCCAGTCCTTCGCCACGCGGCACCGAAACCATGACATGCCGCCGTCCGAAAACGCCGGCAAGGGCCTGGTTATTGGCGTCTTCTCCCCCAAGGGCGGCGTTGGCAAGACCACCCTCGCGACCAATATCGCCATAGGGCTGGGCAAGATTGCACCCATGAGCGTGGTCATCGTTGACCTGGACCTGCAGTTCGGCGACGTGGCCTCGGGCCTGTACCTCAAACCGCAGCACACCGTTACCGATGCCGTTACTCCCGCCGCCAGCCAGGACTCCCTGGTGCTCAAGGCCTTCCTCACGGTGCACCCAGCGGGAATCTACGCCCTATGCGCCCCGGAGAACCCGGTGCACGCGGACCACATCACCGCGGAACAGGTGAGCCATCTGGTGGAGCAGCTGGCCCAGGAATTCCAGTACGTCGTCCTGGATACGGCG
The Arthrobacter sp. PGP41 genome window above contains:
- a CDS encoding AAA family ATPase; this translates as MSRFVLLSPSGEFDQKLRDAVAHGLRGTVQTIASDVLPAGPQELFALLNQEQPEVLIIGPDVPPEEALRFAKVFDVQVPELSLVLVSDVSPTFVLEAMRAGIRDVLSPHADAAEIRVLLERACQSFATRHRNHDMPPSENAGKGLVIGVFSPKGGVGKTTLATNIAIGLGKIAPMSVVIVDLDLQFGDVASGLYLKPQHTVTDAVTPAASQDSLVLKAFLTVHPAGIYALCAPENPVHADHITAEQVSHLVEQLAQEFQYVVLDTAPGMQEIGLAAMEQCTDAVWVSGMDIPSLRGLRSGLEVLRQLEIMPESRHVVLNMADSKSGLNVQDVESTIGAPVDVSIPRSRAVALSTNRGIPVLQESKKDPAVKNLRQLVERFNPAWRTQTQRKLHRRVVI